Proteins found in one Neurospora crassa OR74A linkage group II, whole genome shotgun sequence genomic segment:
- a CDS encoding MFS transporter, with product MASTTSPPPSDPEKMDHHQIHNVQPAPTKLNNTNHDPDPEKSVAIPIDGEPKSKTTTAHPFPEQESEPELEQPNPNSPQQPDHDQKKTTWNASRTSIFRFLLICYSFILMGMSDGAIGALIPYLETYYSISYTIVSLVFLSPFIGYLLAALFNNLIHHHFGQRGVAILGPVCRLIGFIPMACHLPYPALPVVMLFTGFGNGIEDSAWNAWVGNMRNANELLGIIHGCYGLGATIGPLIATSMVTKGGLEWYTFYYVIVGLNGSELVAMTAAFWTATKEVYRAGIAESESESEDVAGAGGENEGGTNKRTTTRTVMRDPIPWIVAMFLLGYVGAEVSLGGWIVTFMLKVRHAEPFNAGLTVTFFWLGLTVGRVVLGFITGRIGEKVAISVYLLLCIALQLLYWLVPSFVASAIFVSFLGFFLGPLFPAAIVAATKLLPPGYHVSAIGFAAAFGGGGAAIFPFAVGAIAQKKGVAVLQPIVLAILVFILLMWWLLPGGLKPGGLERARENREKVGDEVRKGFRWLKGKAGSPNSCSSFVHTESAAGVNRV from the coding sequence ATGGCCTCAACAACCTCCCCTCCACCCTCCGACCCGGAGAAGATGGACCATCACCAAATCCACAACGTCCAACCAGCCCCAACAAAATTGAATAACACCAACCACGACCCCGACCCCGAGAAATCCGTCGCCATTCCCATCGATGGAGAACCCAAATCCAAAACCACCACAGCCCATCCATTTCCAGAGCAAGAATCGGAACCCGAGCTCGAGCAgcccaaccccaacagcCCCCAACAACCCGACCACGACCAAAAGAAAACGACCTGGAACGCCTCCCGCACCTCCATCTTCCGCTTTCTCCTCATCTGCTACTCGTTTATCCTCATGGGCATGTCCGACGGCGCCATCGGTGCTCTGATCCCCTACCTGGAAACCTACTACTCCATCTCCTACACCATCGTGTCCCTGGTCTTTCTATCTCCCTTTATCGGCTACCTATTGGCGGCCTTATTCAACAACCTCATCCACCATCACTTTGGTCAGCGCGGCGTCGCCATCTTGGGCCCCGTTTGCAGGCTGATCGGATTCATACCCATGGCATGTCACCTCCCTTATCCTGCGTTGCCGGTGGTCATGTTGTTCACCGGGTTCGGCAACGGTATTGAGGACTCGGCGTGGAATGCTTGGGTCGGAAATATGAGAAACGCTAACGAGTTGTTGGGGATTATTCACGGGTGTTATGGGCTGGGAGCGACCATCGGACCGTTGATTGCCACGAGCATGGTGACCAAGGGCGGGTTGGAGTGGTACACGTTTTATTATGTGATTGTGGGGTTGAATGGTTCGGAGCTGGTGGCGATGACGGCCGCGTTTTGGACGGCAACCAAGGAAGTGTATCGGGCGGGGATTGCCGAGTCGGAGTCCGAGTCGGAGgatgttgctggtgctggtggtgaaaACGAAGGGGGCACTAACAAACGGACGACCACTCGCACCGTCATGCGTGATCCTATCCCTTGGATCGTCGCCATGTTTTTGCTGGGATACGTCGGCGCTGAGGTCTCCCTTGGCGGGTGGATTGTGACTTTCATGCTCAAGGTGCGGCATGCGGAACCCTTCAATGCTGGGTTGACTGTCACTTTCTTCTGGCTGGGATTGACGGTGGGACGAGTGGTGTTGGGTTTCATCACGGGCCGCATCGGGGAGAAGGTCGCCATCTCGGTGTATCTCCTGCTGTGTATTGCGCTGCAACTGCTGTATTGGTTGGTGCCGAGCTTTGTTGCCTCGGCCATCTTTGTGTCGTTCCTGGGTTTCTTCCTCGGCCCGCTGTTCCCCGCGGCTATCGTGGCGGCTACGAAGCTACTGCCGCCTGGGTATCATGTGTCGGCAATTGGGTTTGCCGCGGCctttggcggtggtggtgcggcCATCTTCCCGTTTGCGGTGGGCGCCATTGCCCAGAAGAAGGGCGTGGCAGTCTTGCAGCCTATTGTGTTGGCCATTCTGGTGTTTATCTTGCTGATGTGGTGGTTACTTCCTGGTGGTCTGAAGCCCGGAGGTCTGGAACGGGCGAGGGAAAACAGAGAGAAGGTGGGGGATGAGGTACGGAAGGGGTTCAGATGGTTGAAAGGGAAAGCTGGAAGTCCCAATAGTTGTTCGTCATTTGTTCATACCGAGAGTGCAGCTGGCGTGAATCGGGTCTGA
- a CDS encoding MFS monocarboxylic acid transporter — protein sequence MASPTPAPRPDQISASTPLLQSDSTSSCASSIRSLSPSRRRHRNGRTSPAAAASARNLSFASALLSSLCAGSITIFSMYGHIFQERLHYTQFEVNGLSSAASFATYMPVPLLGYMCDRVGPGPLSFVSALFFAAGYGLAAGVYKREADGAALGNGADGEDTGRLAYAAMITAFVFIGVGTCSMYMSAVATCAKNFGRGKHRGLALAVPIAAFGLSGMWQSQLGSRVFYERFADGTKGDLDVFHFFIFLGVLLFVVGCLGTFGLKIVDEEDLIDEAVEELERSGYLDGSTFLQGSWTADRPGYGAIEQSPLDMESAGILDPSKPDNDSDSEEEDDNARIKKTWVLNAETRRFLTDHTMWCFALGFFLMIGPGEAFINNLGTVIKTLYPPHLKFVGEPTSAATHVSIVGITSTLVRLLTGSLTDLLAPSPQARHVQITSSGTLERKRFSLSRVSFLLFFAVTLSVGLATLASGWIQNHGERFWVASGLVGAGYGAVFSLTPIIITVIWGVENFATNWGIVAMFPALGATFWGLVYSAVYQSGVEKAASNGQGGEEDQFCYGSECYASAFWAMAASVWVACGLVLWAWKGKNGWAQRGIVV from the coding sequence ATGGCATCACCCACTCCGGCCCCCCGGCCGGACCAAATCTCTGCCTcgacccccctcctccaatcCGACTCGACTTCCTCATGCGCTTCTTCCATCCGTTCCCTCTCCCCGTCTCGACGACGTCACCGCAATGGGCGTACCTCCCCAGCCGCCGCTGCCTCGGCCCGCAATCTCTCCTTCGCCTCGGCCctgctctcctccctctgcgCCGGCTCCATAACCATCTTCAGCATGTACGGCCACATCTTCCAGGAGcgtctacactacacccaGTTCGAGGTCAACGGGTTGTCGAGCGCCGCTTCGTTCGCCACATACATGCCGGTGCCCTTGCTGGGGTACATGTGCGATCGCGTGGGGCCGGGACCGCTATCGTTTGTGTCGGCGCTGTTCTTTGCGGCTGGGTATGGGCTGGCTGCAGGGGTGTATAAGCGGGAGGCAGATGGGGCGGCGTTGGGCAACGGTGCTGATGGCGAGGATACCGGAAGGTTGGCGTATGCGGCCATGATTACTGCGTTTGTGTTCATCGGCGTGGGAACGTGCTCCATGTATATGAGCGCTGTGGCGACGTGTGCAAAGAACTTTGGAAGGGGAAAACATCGGGGACTGGCACTTGCAGTGCCTATTGCCGCATTCGGACTGAGCGGGATGTGGCAGAGCCAGCTAGGAAGCCGAGTGTTCTACGAAAGATTTGCGGATGGGACAAAGGGCGACTTGGacgtcttccacttcttcatcttcttgggTGTCTTGCTATTCGTCGTTGGCTGCCTAGGCACATTCGGCTTGAAGATCgttgacgaagaagatttGATCGACGAAGCTGTCGAAGAACTGGAACGCAGCGGTTACCTCGACGGAAGCACATTCCTCCAGGGGAGCTGGACTGCAGACAGACCGGGCTACGGCGCCATCGAGCAATCACCCCTCGACATGGAAAGCGCCGGCATTCTCGACCCCTCCAAGCCCGACAACGACTCCGActcggaagaagaagacgacaacGCCCGCATCAAGAAAACATGGGTCCTCAACGCCGAGACCCGCCGGTTCCTAACCGACCACACAATGTGGTGCTTCGCCCTCGGTTTCTTCCTCATGATCGGCCCCGGCGAGGCcttcatcaacaacctcGGCACCGTCATCAAGACGCTCTACCCACCCCATCTCAAATTCGTCGGCGAACCCACCTCGGCGGCCACCCACGTCTCTATTGTCGGCATCACCAGCACCCTTGTTCGCCTCCTCACCGGCTCTCTGACCGACCTTCTCGCACCCAGCCCGCAGGCCCGTCACGTCCAGATTACCTCGTCCGGAACTCTCGAACGCAAGCgcttttccctctcccgcGTGTCCTTCCTGCTCTTCTTCGCCGTCACCCTCTCCGTCGGCCTAGCCACCCTCGCCTCGGGCTGGATCCAAAACCACGGCGAGCGGTTCTGGGTCGCCTCGGGTTTGGTCGGTGCCGGCTATGGCGCCGTCTTCTCTCTCacgcccatcatcatcaccgtgATCTGGGGCGTCGAGAACTTTGCGACCAACTGGGGCATAGTGGCCATGTTCCCTGCTCTTGGCGCCACGTTTTGGGGCTTGGTGTACTCGGCTGTTTATCAGTCCGGGGTGGAGAAGGCGGCCTCTAACGGGCAAGGCGGGGAGGAGGATCAGTTTTGCTATGGGAGTGAGTGCTATGCGTCCGCGTTTTGGGCGATGGCCGCAAGTGTTTGGGTTGCGTgtgggttggtgttgtgggcttggaagggaaagaatgGATGGGCGCAGAGAGGTATTGTGGTTTAA